One Telluria mixta DNA window includes the following coding sequences:
- a CDS encoding DUF885 domain-containing protein has product MMKSKIALAVLLTSVALAPASARPKTHHKATSSAKAKSSSKSKAKDDAKPVQKAAAPVAAATPVNRNDRYMDSLSMQFVTALWRIDPEDGIYVGKFDAAAKLTIPDPATRAKKLAFIDEWLDKFGKLNADKLSPNQRTDLAVLLNKLKYERWQLTTFREFEWNPAEYNVAQTFDLILNTEYAAKAQRLRTILKRLADVPAYYQAAQASIVNPTHEHTQLAIQQAPGTLVVLADLGKAAQESILSPQEKAIFAQRIANAGTAVVAWVDFLTDLDKSQVQMQRARSFRIGKDLYEQKFAFEIQSANTGEQTYRKALAARDELLTRMDGLADQLWDKTMGGTAKPADRYKKIGMVIDKLSLQHTTAANFLPEIRRQIPQLQDYVIKNNLVTIDPSKPLVVRETPLYQRGVAGASIDAPGPYRPKDKTFYNVTPLDGLTPEQAESSLREYNNWMLQILNIHEAIPGHYTQLMNANRSPSLVKALFGNGAMVEGWAVYGERMMLESGYGDNAPELWLMWCKWNLRSVSNTILDYSVHVLGMTREQAMDLLVRQAFQTPQEAAEKWKRAQLSSVQLSSYFSGYSDIMELRERRKEQLGDRFNLKQFHDQFLGYGNAPVKIIGQLMQ; this is encoded by the coding sequence ATGATGAAATCGAAAATCGCACTGGCCGTTTTGCTGACCAGCGTCGCGCTGGCGCCGGCGAGTGCGCGCCCCAAGACGCATCACAAGGCAACCAGCAGCGCCAAGGCCAAGTCCTCTTCGAAGAGCAAGGCAAAAGACGATGCCAAGCCCGTGCAGAAAGCCGCCGCGCCCGTCGCCGCCGCCACGCCGGTGAACCGCAACGACCGCTACATGGACTCGCTGTCCATGCAATTCGTCACCGCGCTGTGGCGCATCGATCCGGAAGACGGCATCTACGTCGGCAAGTTCGACGCCGCCGCCAAGCTGACGATTCCCGACCCCGCCACGCGCGCGAAAAAGCTCGCCTTCATCGATGAGTGGCTCGACAAGTTCGGCAAGCTGAACGCCGACAAGCTGTCGCCGAACCAGCGCACCGACCTCGCCGTCCTCCTCAACAAGCTGAAATACGAACGCTGGCAGCTGACCACCTTCCGCGAGTTCGAATGGAACCCGGCCGAGTACAACGTGGCGCAGACGTTCGACCTGATCCTGAACACCGAATACGCCGCGAAGGCCCAGCGCCTGCGCACGATCCTGAAGCGCCTGGCCGACGTGCCCGCGTACTACCAGGCCGCACAGGCATCCATCGTCAACCCGACGCATGAACACACGCAGCTCGCGATCCAGCAGGCGCCGGGCACGCTCGTCGTGCTGGCGGACCTCGGCAAGGCCGCGCAGGAATCGATCCTGTCGCCGCAGGAGAAGGCGATCTTCGCGCAGCGCATCGCGAACGCCGGCACGGCGGTGGTGGCATGGGTCGACTTCCTGACGGACCTCGACAAATCGCAGGTGCAGATGCAGCGCGCCCGCTCGTTCCGCATCGGGAAGGATCTGTACGAGCAAAAATTCGCGTTCGAGATCCAGTCCGCGAACACGGGCGAACAGACCTATCGTAAAGCCTTGGCCGCGCGCGACGAGCTCCTCACCCGCATGGACGGCCTGGCCGACCAGTTGTGGGACAAGACGATGGGCGGCACCGCGAAGCCCGCCGACCGGTATAAAAAAATCGGCATGGTGATCGACAAGCTCTCGCTGCAGCACACGACGGCCGCCAACTTCCTGCCCGAGATCCGCCGCCAGATCCCGCAGCTGCAGGACTACGTGATCAAGAATAATCTCGTGACGATCGACCCGAGCAAGCCGCTCGTCGTGCGCGAGACGCCGCTGTATCAGCGCGGCGTGGCCGGCGCCAGCATCGACGCGCCGGGGCCGTACCGTCCGAAAGACAAGACCTTTTACAACGTGACGCCACTGGACGGTCTCACGCCCGAGCAGGCCGAAAGCAGCCTGCGCGAGTACAACAACTGGATGCTGCAAATCCTGAACATCCACGAGGCGATCCCCGGCCACTACACGCAGCTGATGAACGCGAACCGTTCGCCGTCGCTGGTGAAAGCCCTGTTCGGCAACGGCGCGATGGTCGAAGGCTGGGCCGTGTACGGCGAGCGCATGATGCTGGAATCGGGCTATGGCGACAACGCGCCGGAGCTGTGGCTGATGTGGTGCAAGTGGAACCTGCGCAGCGTCTCCAACACGATCCTCGACTACAGCGTGCACGTGCTGGGCATGACGCGCGAACAGGCCATGGACCTGCTCGTGCGCCAGGCGTTCCAGACGCCGCAGGAAGCGGCCGAGAAGTGGAAGCGCGCGCAGCTCTCGTCCGTGCAGCTCTCCAGCTATTTCAGCGGCTACAGCGACATCATGGAATTGCGCGAGCGCCGCAAGGAACAGCTGGGCGACCGCTTCAACCTCAAGCAGTTCCACGACCAGTTCCTCGGTTACGGGAATGCGCCGGTGAAGATCATCGGCCAGCTGATGCAATAA